ACGGTCCGTCATTTATGGCAGGATTTGCCGAAAACGACGGGATGTTTCCGTATATGGTGGATTCTGTGAGACGCACGCTCTTTTCCGCCGAACCGATTGGTGTTATTGAACCGAATCGAGCGGGTTGGACAGTTGAACATCTACCGTGGGAGAACCCTGAAAACCAGTCAGTTCGTCGGAAACTCAACCCTTGCACCGGTTGGAAGTTTCATCAGGATGAAGGTGTTGTCGAAGGACAACTTTTTGGGGGTTGTGTTGAGGTTTTGGACTGGCTTCGCGGCACCGACTATTTCCCTTCTGGTGGTGACCTTCAAGGTGCCGTTCTCTTTTTGGAGACCTCTGAAGAGGCACCGCCGCCTTCGTTTCTGGCGAGGTTTGTGAGATGCATCGCAGCGATGGGCGTTCTCGAAGGACTTAGCGGTATCCTACTTGGACGACCCGGGGGCGGTGTCGATCCTGGCACTTTCCACGAATACGACGACGCACTTTGTAAAGCCGTCCGTGAAGAACACGAGTTAAACGACATGCCGATTGTCACCAATATGGACTTTGGGCACACGGATCCGATGTTCGTCATCCCAATGGGCATGAAGGCTCGTATTGATTCTGCCAAGCAGGAAATCGTCATTGACGAGGCAGCGGTTATCGAAAACTGACACAAAAAATTAGTATGATGTTGGGTTCACTGGGTTTTCGTAACATAAACTGACCTATTCGATTTGACATGTCTTTGAGAGACTACATCGAATTTCTCTTTTCCGTTCAACCCAACTTACAGCGATACTGATTACACGCTTGGCTAATTAAAAAGATGAAGATTCTTTTTCTTTCCCCTACCGTGCCGTTCCCACTCACTGACGGCGGACGTATCCGGGTGTTTAACCTCCTCAAACAGATCGCGCAGAAAAGCGAAGTGACGTTGCTCGCCTTAGAGACACAACCGACAGATGCAGAAGGGGTTTCCCAACTCCAGCAATTAGGTATTCAGGTGCATCTTGTCTCCAACGCACCGACACTTCCACGTCTATCGTTCGGCACACTCGCCAACGCTTTCTTCAAACGACAACCCATCACTGTTGCGCGCTATGATCTACCTGCCTATCGCCAGCAGTTCAAAGCGTTAATCGCAACCGATATTTTCGACCTCGTCCATTACGAGATGTTCCACACAGCACAGTTTCGGACAGAGACAGATCTGCCCGGTGTGCTTTCACAACAGAACGTCGATTCTGCAATCTGGCGGCGACTTTGTGGCGAGACTGTCAACCCGTTCTATAAGTTCGCATACTGGACGCAGCAACTCGCATTCCAACGCTACGAACGGGTGCTAAGTCCAAAATTCGATGCCGTAACGTGTACCTCCGACATCGATGCCGCCGTTTTCCAACAACACTGTGCAGAAGGCGTTATTGAGATAATTCCGAACGGTGTTGATGTCACGCATTACCAGCCCGACTTTTCTGCTGAGGCTCCCGCACACCTCATCTATATCGGGAGCATGGACTGGTATCCCAACGAGGACGCTGTCTCCTTTTTTGCCGATGAGGTGTTACCTCAGATTCACGCCGAGGTACCCGAGGTCAAATTTTCGATTGTTGGCGGAAATCCATCGGCACATGTCAAAAAGTTAGCGGAGAAAGAAGGGATTGTTGTCACCGGACGTGTGCCGGAGATCAAACCCTATTTCGCAGAGACGACGGTCTTTGTCGTACCGTTGCGCATCGGGAGCGGCACCCGCCTGAAAATCCTTGAAGCTTTGGCGATGGGCAAAGCGATTGTCTCTACCTCAGTCGGTGCGGAGGGGTTGGATCTCAAAGATGGCGAGGAAATCTTCATTGCTGACGAACCAAAGGTCTTTGCCGAGGCGGTCACCCGATTGCTCAAGGACCCGTCCCTTCGCCGTAGGATTGGTGAAAACGGCCGCGCCCGTGTGGAGCAGGATTACGATTGGCGGAGCATCAGCGAGAAACTCCACCAACTCTATACCAGAATCCTCCCCTAAAATCAGTGATCCTCGTTTTCCTTAAGCCTGGTCTGAATGCGTCATTCCTTTGGGAGCTTGTGCTTTTCTCTCCACTGTGGGTATGCATCTGCAAGGAGCTTGGAAGCCCAGCCGCCGTAGTAGGCGTAGCCGGTGCGGCGTTCCTGCCCGATCTCGGAGAACGAGTAGCGGACCACCGAGTCGCGATCGAGAAAGATTGGACGGTTGCTGCCGAGCTCGTAGAAACGCGCCCAGAGGGGTCCCGCGTCGGGATCCGCCACGACCCGCCTATCGTTCTGCCCCTCTGCGTCAGTGAACGTCTTTAAGCGGATGCCGTGGATAGTGACGCTCCTGAACCACTCAACAGCCCCCTCAACAGCAGCGATGATCGCTGGCGTAGGTTCCTCGACAGACATCAGGAAACGCACGACACCGACGCTTTCAGCACCTGAGATCGATGGCGGTTCATAAGAACGGGCCCACGCAGGCGCAAGCGTTTTTTCGTCATGCTGCGCACACCAAGCCGTGAGCTTATCATTCTGCCTGATTTGCGTGCGTAGGATGCAGTTGATGCCCTTGGTTACTGCAACTTCAGCCTGAGTGCGGTACCCTGTTTCCAAAAACGCATAGTCGGAGGATTCAGAGACATCCCGGAGGAGTTCGAGAATTCGCACCATAGCGTTGTCATTGAACGTGATGTGACGAGGGTAGCCTTTGCTTAGTGGATAAAACTGTGGCCACCCGCCATTCGGGTATTGCGCTTCGAGGATATGAGAAAGACCTTTGAGAAATGCTTGTTGATAGCGCGGCTCGTTTGTCGCACGAAATGCACGCCCAAGAAACCGTAGTTCGTCAATGGTCGCACTGTTGTCGAACGTTCCGTGTAGATCGTCACTTTTGCCATCAAACGGCTCAGATGCCGTGTCTCTATTCTTGGGCCAACCGCCGTGCGGTGTCTGCCACGTAAGGACGTTGTCGGCTATACGGCGCCCCTCCTCGCTCTGAAACCATTCAACGGACTGCTTCGCATATCGGGAAGGAACGGTTGCATCGGAAGATGACAGAAACAAAATAAGTAAAACATAGAGGGTAGTAAATCGTAGTTTCATGATAGTGCCCCTTCGTTAGTAGTCAGAGGGTGTTGGTTAAACAAAAACCAGAACCATCGTTATTGCTTGAGTGTATTGACAATTTCTGCGTTACCCTCACGCAACGCCATGACGAACAGACCGTCGAATTGGACTCTCAAAAGTATACCACACAAAATGGGAAAGCGCAAGATGTAGGAACTGGGAATCCAGAGCGATTTAGTTTTCGGTTTTCTGGTCCGGTTCTGTAGACGCAATCCCAAAAAGTTGATTTTCTTTCTCCGATGTGCTAATATGTAACCAACTTGAACAAAACCCTCCAGTCTTAATAACGAACCACTTAAAAGGAGCTATTCCGATGAAAGTTTTTATGTTAACTTTGGCAGTCACCCTTCTACTGATGAGTGCTACTTTAGGGATTGCGGGTGAAGATCCTGATTTAGTGGCTTACTTCCCGTTTGAGGGGAGTGCAGAGGATGCATCTGGAAACGGAAACGATGGGAAAATTGAGGGTGGATCCAAGTGGGTTAAAGGCAAATTTGGAGACGCCATCAACCTTGATGCGGCAGCTTATGTCGAACTACAGGTTTCCGATTCTCTCAACGGCGACATTTTCAAAGCAGACCCCTTCACAATTTCCGCTTGGATTAATCCGAATTTTGAAGGTACCACGTGGGAACATATCTGGCGGAGTCTACCGGGTGCTTCCGGACACAATACCTTCTTCCTCAACAAAGACCAAGGACTCCTCTCTTGGCGAGGGCAGGTCGGCGGATGGACAGTCTTATGTCAGAGCGACGGTGGAATCGTTGAAAAGGATAAATGGATGCATGTAGCCGTCACAGGGGATGGCGATAAATTCAAGATTTATGCCGACGGCGAGAAGGTCGCCGAGACCGACTTTCAAGAAACGCGCGGTAACAATGTAACCTACCGTCTTGGCGGCACAGGTGGCGAGACGTTCGCTGGTCTAATGGACGACTACGCCGTCTTCACTCGTGCGTTAGATGAAGATGAAATCAGTCTGATAATGGACAGCGTTGAAGTGTTCTTACCCGTTGAACCGAAAGGCAAGCTCGCAACACAATGGGCAGCCCTCAAACGCTAATCCCCAGGTCCGGTAGGTGCGGTTTGCAACCGCATCTACTGATAACTATTCTCCAAAGGAAACGAATCATTGCCAAAAAAGAAAACCGAAACAGATACACCCCAACCTTCACTCTTCCCATCCGAGAACGAAGAACAACTGGATATCTCCACCCTTGAAACATGGCTACTGGATGCCGCGAATACCATTCGAGGCGCAAGCGATGCCCCAAAATTCAAGGATTTCATCTTACCTCTCATCTTCTACAAACGACTCTCCGATGTGTTTGACGATGAATTTGCCAAACAAATAGAAGAGTTCGGCAATGAAGAATTGGCACGAGAAATTGTTGAGGCAGACCACAAAGACGCACTCCAATCCGGACGGAACCCGATTGTCCGTTTTTACATTCCACCCGAATATCACTGGAACGCACTTCGCAACCACCCCGCCGACGGTCATCTGGGTGAATTTGTTACCGATGCAATGCGCGAAGTCGCACGCCTTAACCCACTATTACAAGGAGTACTTGATGTCAAAGATTTCAGCGAAAGCCAGAGCGGACAACGCACGCTCGACGAAGAACGACTGGAGGCACTGATTGAAGTACTAAGTCGGCATCGGCTTGGACTACAGGACACGGAACCGGACATCCTCGGCCGTGCGTATGAGTATCTATTACGGAAATTTGCTGAAGGGCAGGGACAGAGCGCGGGCGAGTTCTACACACCAAAAGAGGTTGGTGAACTAATGGCGCGTCTCCTCAACCCAGAACCCTACACCACTATCTACGATCCTGCGTGCGGCTCAGGTGGCTTGCTTATCAAAGGGCGGTTGCAATTTGAAGAAATGCACCCGGATGAAAAGAGTCAAGCACCTCAAATATACGGACAAGAATTGACTCCCACCACCTACGCCATGGCAAAGATGAATGCTTTTCTGCACGATTTCATAGGCGCAGCTATTCAGATCGGAGATACCTTCCGCAATCCCCGTTTCACAGATGATGATGCAACACTGCAACGCTTCAATTATGTAGTTGCGAATCCGATGTGGAATCAGAAGGAGTATGACGATGCCTTTTACGAGAACGACAACTGGAACCGATTTTCGGACGGCATCGCACCGAGTTCCTCAGCAGATTGGGGATGGGTACAACATATACTCGCCTCTTTAAAGGAAACTGGACGCGCCGCAATTGTGCTGGATACCGGCGCAGTCTCTCGCGGTTCTGGAAGTCAGAACACCGATCGGGAGCGTGATATCCGCAAAAAGTTTGTGAAGAAAGACTTAATTGAAGGCGTGATCCTTCTGCCCGAAAACCTGTTTTACAATACAAGCGCACCGGGCATTATCTTACTGCTGAACCGCAGCAAGCCAAAGGAACGCAAAGACCAAATCCTACTCATCAATCTCTCCCAGCACTTTGAGAAGGGAAAACCGAAAAATATCCTCACCGATGAAGGAATTGATGCCGCGAGGGAAGTCTATCAGGCGTGGGAGTCTCGTGAGAAGTTGAGCAGCGTTATCAAATTAGAAGATGCGCAAAAAACCGATTACAACCTGAGTCCCTCCCAATTTGTAGACATAGGCGACAAGGTTGAACACCGTCCGGTGAATGAAATTCTTGCAGACTTAACAGAAGCACGCATCACCCGCCAAAAAGCAGATAAGACTTTAGATGATGTGTTGGCACAGCTTGGATTGAATGAACAGCATTAAAAAAAGCCATGCTGGTATGTGCAGTTGTGCGGTTTCCTAAATTTTGATTTAACAGCATAAATATGCTATAATGTTGGTAAACACTTGATAAGAGATGAAAATTCATGACAATACTCAATTTAGCATTCAAGGCTTATAACATTGTAGGCACTGGATCTTCTATGATTGGTGGTATCAACTACGCCATCAAACATTTTTGCCAAACTACAGCAAAGGAATTTTTCAAAAAGTCTTTTGATAAAGTCGTTAAGCAATACGCATCTGACTTTGCTGATCTTACTGATCCAAAAACAGTTAAAGTGGATCGTCATACATTTGACAACGTTATGGCTTCACTAAAAGATGCTGATGAAGCCCAATTTACACAATTAAATGAAAGTGAGAAAATCGCGAAAATCACAACACTTTTTCGGAACTGTATTATCGTCCCCAACCATCAATTGCCCAATATGGATTTTGAACGGAGAATTCGCCCCATTATTGAGAGAGTGATTATTGATTTTTATTCACAACTTCCATTCAAACAGGAAGCATTTAATCAAATTGCACTTGAATTTATTCAAGATAGCACCACCGCGCAGGCAAACACAGATTCTATGCTATTGGACTTTACCAGAGAAATTGAACAGGTGCAGTTGGAAGTGAGTGAACGTATAAGCCAAGATATCCAAGCCATCAAAGATGACACTGAAAACATTACGGACGATAATGAGGAACTTAAGCAAACGACGGATAGTAATAGTTTAGATACATGGGGGTCCCTCATAGGTAACCCTGAATTAGGGATTAGGTGTCGTATGGGTGATTTTGATTCAGACCTACTATTGGAAATCGCAAAACGTTCAAGTTGGAAGCTCTCTGAGCCTTACAACAGTTTTGTGCTTGCCTTAGGTGAAGAACGAATGAATTTGCAAACAGCATTAGACGTGAGCGTTGATTTCCTCTTTAAACTTTGGGAGAAATCAATTTTATTCAGACAAAAAGAATTTTTGACGTTGGGTTTGCTAACTGGACTTACTGATGGACGGAATGCCCACAAAGTATTGAACCGACTTGAACATCTAATTCAAAATAAGCACAAACTTTTTTTACCGATTGAAAACAGTATCCTCAGACAAATCCGTAATTTTCAACAAATCTATCCTCTTGAAAATAACTTCATGTTTTTGGCAGAAAACGATATTCGTCTTAAAGGAACACGGGTAGGTATTGAAACCATCCTATACGAATATATGTACAATGGCAAAATGCCAGTCGTCATCGCTGATCACTACTATACCCCCACACTGGAACAAGTTTACGCCACAATCTTATATTATCTTCAAAATCAAGAAAAAGTTGGTACATATTTGGAGAATTATCTGGCATACTGCCGAAAGGTGCGAGAAGAACAGGCGAAAAATCCGTCACCCGCTGTTATTCGCTTGCGTAAACTTCTGGCAGAAAGGGCAGCAACTTCTGATACTCCGTACACACAAATTCCAAAAGACGGATCAGCAAGCACAACACAATCTCCATCCGAAAATGAACAGGAATAAAGATGCGTCGGTATCTGATAGACGAAAATATTTCTCCGAAATACCGTACGCAATTGCTTTACCATGAACCATCACTAACGGTCTTGGTGATTGGCGATGAGGATGCTCCTCCGAAAAGCACGCCAGACCCAGAAATCTTAGCGTGGTGTGAACAGCACCAATTTAACTTGATAACAAACAATCGGGAAAGTATGCCGCAACATCTCTCTGACCATATCGCAGCAGGACATCATGTACCCGGCATTTTCACGATTAATCTCCAAGTGCCAATGGGAAAAATTATTGACGAGTTGCTTCTCATCGCTGGTGCATCTGACGAAGACGAATATATGGACGAAATTAAATATCTACCATTTTAACAACGAACTCAAGTTAAGGACATCACTCAACTCCGCTCAATCTGCTTCATTCGCGAAAAGCTGGCACCGTATAGGTTGAATCAGTGAAAATGATGCCATGAATAATACAAATTTCCCAGAACATTGGAAAGTAGTGCGTTTTGGCGACATTACTACGTTTACAAAGAAACCAAGAGACTTACGATATTCGGAATATAATGAAATCCCATTTGTACCGATGGAATTGATTCCGATTGCCAAACTATCTTCTGAAGAATTCATTCTCAAAACAAACGATGAACTAAAGAGTGGAACCTATTTTGAGCCTGGGGACATTCTTCTTCCTAAAATCACACCATCCTTTGAAAATAGGAAACAGTGCATCATTAAGGAGTTGCCAACGCCATTTGGTATCGCAACAACTGAGGTGATTCCAATTCGGGAAATGGAAGGCATTAGCGATATATCCTACCTTTTCTATTACCTGTTACTTCCTGATGTTCGGGTCTCACTTGCTGGAAAAATGCAAGGTACGACGGGTAGGCAGCGACTAAGTAAAGACGCGCTTGTTAACTTGCAAATACCTCTCCCTCCACTTCCAGAACAACGCGCTATTGCTGCTGTTTTTCAAGCAATTGATGAAAAAACAGCAGCCCTTGAACAAGAAGTGGAACATCTGGATGAACTGTTCCACGCTATGCTTGACGAACTAATGACAGGACAAAGGTCCGCTGTGCCTTTAATCAAAGACGGAGAGCTATAATGAGCGAGTACACAACTGTCCAAGAACCGATGCTTCGCTATAGCGACCAGATTGGTTGGATGCGCGTATCTCAAGCGCAAGCCATGCAAATGCGTGGTGGCGACACCGGACTCTACTTTTCTGACGTGCTGCAGGCGCAACTGCTGAAGCTCAATGAGGGGATAATGGACGCATCCAACTGCGCCGACATTCTGCGGCAGTTGAATTTGCTCAGATCGACGCTTGAGGGGAATCAAGACGCACTTTCATGGATGCACGGGGAGCAGTCCATTTTTGTTCCCAATGAGAACCGCGAGCGCAATGTCACGTTAATCGATTTTGAGACACCTGATAACAATTTGTTTCACGTCACCGACGAATGGTCGCAGCAAAGTTTAACTGATCGCAACCGCGCCGATGTGGTGTTCCTGATTAACGGAATCCCCGTGGCAGTCGTTGAGGCAAAAAATGCTAACAAATCAGATGGGTTGGAACTCGGTGTTCAGCAGATCCGCCGTTACCACGACGAAACGCCAGAGATGTTCACCACCGCGCAACTTTTCGGTGTGACACAACTGCACGACTTTTTCTACGGTGTTACATGGAATACCAGCCGCAAAAACCTCTTCAACTGGAAATTTGAAGAACCCACCAACTACGAGCAGAAGGTCAAGACGTTCTTCGACCGCGACCGCTTCCTGAAGGTCCTGCAGCAGTTCATCATTTTCCAGAGCAGAGATGACCAACTTACCAAAATTGTGTTGCGTCAACACCAGACGCGTGCGGTGGAGAAAGTCATTGAACGGATTCACGATCCGAACAAGCGACGTGGGCTTGTCTGGCATACACAAGGCAGCGGCAAAACCCTCACCATGATAACCATCGCTGCCCGCCTCCTACGCGGTGGTGAGCAGACTGAAAAGCCCACCGTACTAATGGTGGTTGATCGAAACGAACTGGAGAGCCAACTCTTTAGAAACATTACGGGTTACGGCATCACAACCCTTGAAGTTGCAGAGAGCAAGGATGATCTGGAAAGAATTTTAGCCTCCGATTATCGTGGTTTGGTCGTGTCCACGATTCATAAGTTTGACAGGAGACCTGCGAACCTTAATACCCGCGAAAGCGTGATAGTGCTGATTGACGAGGCACATCGCACAACCGGCGGCAATTTTGGGAATTACCTGATGGCAGCCCTCCCCAATGCGACCTATATCGGCTTTACCGGCACCCCGATCGATAGACTTTCCAAAGGTGAAGGAACGTTTAAGGTGTTCGGCATAGACGACGAACAAGGCTATCTCGACAAATACGCAATCGTGGAATCCATTGAAGATGGCACCACTATGCCGTTGAATTACGCGCTTGCCGCCTCTGGTTTACGGGTTGACCGTGAAACATTGGAACGGGAATTTTTCAACCTTGCAGTAACGGAAGGCATAAGCGACTTTGAGGAACTCAATGCGGTCCTTAACAATGCTGTTCAGTTAAAGGCGATGATGAAAGCACCTGACAGGGTAGATGGCATTGCGAAATACGTTGCGGAACACTTCCGTGAGACTGTGGAACCGATGCGGTTCAAGGCGTTTTTGGTGGCTGTAGACCGTGAGGCGTGCGCTTTGTATAAACAGGCACTGGATAAGTATCTGCCATCGGAGTATTCAGAGGTTGTCTATTCAGAGGACAATCGAGATTCCGAGTTAATGAAAACTTATTATCATACGGAAGAACAGGAAAAAGAAATTCGTAAGAAGTTTATTGACAAAAATGAACAACCGAAGATTCTGATTGTAACTCAGAAGTTATTGACTGGCTTCGATGCACCAATCCTCTACTGCATGTATCTCGATAAACCGATGCGCGATCATGTGCTATTACAAGCAATTGCGCGTGTCAACCGTCCGTATGAAGACGAGGACGGTTTGGTGAAACCCGCCGGTTTCGTCTTAGATTTTGTCGGTATTTTTGACAAGCTCGAAAACGCATTGGCGTTCGATTCTGACGAAGTGGCGAGTGTAATTCAGAATATTGACGTGCTCAAGAAGGATTTCGCCAAGCGGATCCGAGAGGACGCAGCGGCGTATTTACCCTTTGCCGAGGGGTGGGACGATAAAGCAAAGGAACGAGCCATTAATCATTTTGAGGACAAAGACAACCGAGAGACTTTTTTCAAGTTCTTCAGAGCGGTGCAAAATCTCTATGACATACTTTCACCAGATGCATTCTTACGGGAATTCATAGCGGATTATGAAGCGTTGGCAACCCTTTATGGACTGATTCGTAACGCCTATTCTGATCGTCCTTACGTCGATAAGGAATTGACTGCCAAAACGCGCAAACTGTTGCAGGCGCATACCGAAAGCGTTCTATTTGAATTGCCAGATGCCGTTTATGAATTGCAAGCAGATACTTTGCAGAAGATAGATCAGAGCGATGCCTCCGATACGGTCAAGGTCCAGAATTTAAGAAAGGCATTGCATCACACAGTAACCAGCGAAGGCAGCTCCAAACCTTTCCTGATTTCCATTGGCGAACGCGCGGAAGCAGTCGCGGAGGCTTATGAAAATCGTCAGGTTGCAACGCAAGATGTCTTGGCTGAATTCAGAAAATTAGCGGAGGAATATGCGCGTGCTGCAAGAGAGAGCGACCGCCTCGACTTGGATGATAACACCTTCGCGGTCTATACAGTTCTCAAGAACGTTATAGCGGATGTTAACCCAGAACAGGCGCGAGCCGTTGATCAGGTATTTGCGCAATTTCCTGATTATAAGTGGAATGAGCATCAGGAAAAGGAGTTACGGATGACACTCTATAGCACATTAAGACCCACGGTGGGTATGGAAAATCTGATTGAGACAACAAATAAATTGTTGAGGTTGGAGCGGGTATGAACACCAACAAAGTAGCAGGTACACACCGTAGGCTTCCGTTGCATCCAGCGGATTTAAAGGACGTTGTGTGGTACTGGGCAGACCGTATCGGTGTCAAGGTGCGAGAAATTCATCTCCGTCAGATGCAGCAGAAATGGGCATCTATATCAATGAAGGGACGATTGACACTCAACACAGAACTCCTTGATTTGCCAGAAGCGTTGACAGAATTCGTCATTGTCCACGAGCTGGTGCATCTCCTTGTCCCAAACCACGGCAAATTATTTAAGGGATATATGTCCGCGTATCTTCCAGACTGGGAAGATCGGCAAAATCGTTTGAGATCGCTTTAAGGAAAATACAATATAGCA
This is a stretch of genomic DNA from Candidatus Poribacteria bacterium. It encodes these proteins:
- a CDS encoding LD-carboxypeptidase; this encodes MQKMKPKILRPGSRVAAISLSWGGPGTIPYRYQIGKRQFEEEFGVTVIETEHTLRDADWLARNPEARAHDLMAAFADETIDGIISTIGGEDSIRTLPYLDLDLIWKNPKVFMGFSDTTISHAACFKAGLVSFYGPSFMAGFAENDGMFPYMVDSVRRTLFSAEPIGVIEPNRAGWTVEHLPWENPENQSVRRKLNPCTGWKFHQDEGVVEGQLFGGCVEVLDWLRGTDYFPSGGDLQGAVLFLETSEEAPPPSFLARFVRCIAAMGVLEGLSGILLGRPGGGVDPGTFHEYDDALCKAVREEHELNDMPIVTNMDFGHTDPMFVIPMGMKARIDSAKQEIVIDEAAVIEN
- a CDS encoding glycosyltransferase family 4 protein — its product is MKILFLSPTVPFPLTDGGRIRVFNLLKQIAQKSEVTLLALETQPTDAEGVSQLQQLGIQVHLVSNAPTLPRLSFGTLANAFFKRQPITVARYDLPAYRQQFKALIATDIFDLVHYEMFHTAQFRTETDLPGVLSQQNVDSAIWRRLCGETVNPFYKFAYWTQQLAFQRYERVLSPKFDAVTCTSDIDAAVFQQHCAEGVIEIIPNGVDVTHYQPDFSAEAPAHLIYIGSMDWYPNEDAVSFFADEVLPQIHAEVPEVKFSIVGGNPSAHVKKLAEKEGIVVTGRVPEIKPYFAETTVFVVPLRIGSGTRLKILEALAMGKAIVSTSVGAEGLDLKDGEEIFIADEPKVFAEAVTRLLKDPSLRRRIGENGRARVEQDYDWRSISEKLHQLYTRILP
- the pelA gene encoding pectate lyase, producing MKLRFTTLYVLLILFLSSSDATVPSRYAKQSVEWFQSEEGRRIADNVLTWQTPHGGWPKNRDTASEPFDGKSDDLHGTFDNSATIDELRFLGRAFRATNEPRYQQAFLKGLSHILEAQYPNGGWPQFYPLSKGYPRHITFNDNAMVRILELLRDVSESSDYAFLETGYRTQAEVAVTKGINCILRTQIRQNDKLTAWCAQHDEKTLAPAWARSYEPPSISGAESVGVVRFLMSVEEPTPAIIAAVEGAVEWFRSVTIHGIRLKTFTDAEGQNDRRVVADPDAGPLWARFYELGSNRPIFLDRDSVVRYSFSEIGQERRTGYAYYGGWASKLLADAYPQWREKHKLPKE
- a CDS encoding LamG domain-containing protein; this encodes MKVFMLTLAVTLLLMSATLGIAGEDPDLVAYFPFEGSAEDASGNGNDGKIEGGSKWVKGKFGDAINLDAAAYVELQVSDSLNGDIFKADPFTISAWINPNFEGTTWEHIWRSLPGASGHNTFFLNKDQGLLSWRGQVGGWTVLCQSDGGIVEKDKWMHVAVTGDGDKFKIYADGEKVAETDFQETRGNNVTYRLGGTGGETFAGLMDDYAVFTRALDEDEISLIMDSVEVFLPVEPKGKLATQWAALKR
- a CDS encoding class I SAM-dependent DNA methyltransferase, with protein sequence MPKKKTETDTPQPSLFPSENEEQLDISTLETWLLDAANTIRGASDAPKFKDFILPLIFYKRLSDVFDDEFAKQIEEFGNEELAREIVEADHKDALQSGRNPIVRFYIPPEYHWNALRNHPADGHLGEFVTDAMREVARLNPLLQGVLDVKDFSESQSGQRTLDEERLEALIEVLSRHRLGLQDTEPDILGRAYEYLLRKFAEGQGQSAGEFYTPKEVGELMARLLNPEPYTTIYDPACGSGGLLIKGRLQFEEMHPDEKSQAPQIYGQELTPTTYAMAKMNAFLHDFIGAAIQIGDTFRNPRFTDDDATLQRFNYVVANPMWNQKEYDDAFYENDNWNRFSDGIAPSSSADWGWVQHILASLKETGRAAIVLDTGAVSRGSGSQNTDRERDIRKKFVKKDLIEGVILLPENLFYNTSAPGIILLLNRSKPKERKDQILLINLSQHFEKGKPKNILTDEGIDAAREVYQAWESREKLSSVIKLEDAQKTDYNLSPSQFVDIGDKVEHRPVNEILADLTEARITRQKADKTLDDVLAQLGLNEQH
- a CDS encoding DUF5615 family PIN-like protein gives rise to the protein MRRYLIDENISPKYRTQLLYHEPSLTVLVIGDEDAPPKSTPDPEILAWCEQHQFNLITNNRESMPQHLSDHIAAGHHVPGIFTINLQVPMGKIIDELLLIAGASDEDEYMDEIKYLPF
- a CDS encoding restriction endonuclease subunit S, whose product is MNNTNFPEHWKVVRFGDITTFTKKPRDLRYSEYNEIPFVPMELIPIAKLSSEEFILKTNDELKSGTYFEPGDILLPKITPSFENRKQCIIKELPTPFGIATTEVIPIREMEGISDISYLFYYLLLPDVRVSLAGKMQGTTGRQRLSKDALVNLQIPLPPLPEQRAIAAVFQAIDEKTAALEQEVEHLDELFHAMLDELMTGQRSAVPLIKDGEL
- a CDS encoding HsdR family type I site-specific deoxyribonuclease, with translation MSEYTTVQEPMLRYSDQIGWMRVSQAQAMQMRGGDTGLYFSDVLQAQLLKLNEGIMDASNCADILRQLNLLRSTLEGNQDALSWMHGEQSIFVPNENRERNVTLIDFETPDNNLFHVTDEWSQQSLTDRNRADVVFLINGIPVAVVEAKNANKSDGLELGVQQIRRYHDETPEMFTTAQLFGVTQLHDFFYGVTWNTSRKNLFNWKFEEPTNYEQKVKTFFDRDRFLKVLQQFIIFQSRDDQLTKIVLRQHQTRAVEKVIERIHDPNKRRGLVWHTQGSGKTLTMITIAARLLRGGEQTEKPTVLMVVDRNELESQLFRNITGYGITTLEVAESKDDLERILASDYRGLVVSTIHKFDRRPANLNTRESVIVLIDEAHRTTGGNFGNYLMAALPNATYIGFTGTPIDRLSKGEGTFKVFGIDDEQGYLDKYAIVESIEDGTTMPLNYALAASGLRVDRETLEREFFNLAVTEGISDFEELNAVLNNAVQLKAMMKAPDRVDGIAKYVAEHFRETVEPMRFKAFLVAVDREACALYKQALDKYLPSEYSEVVYSEDNRDSELMKTYYHTEEQEKEIRKKFIDKNEQPKILIVTQKLLTGFDAPILYCMYLDKPMRDHVLLQAIARVNRPYEDEDGLVKPAGFVLDFVGIFDKLENALAFDSDEVASVIQNIDVLKKDFAKRIREDAAAYLPFAEGWDDKAKERAINHFEDKDNRETFFKFFRAVQNLYDILSPDAFLREFIADYEALATLYGLIRNAYSDRPYVDKELTAKTRKLLQAHTESVLFELPDAVYELQADTLQKIDQSDASDTVKVQNLRKALHHTVTSEGSSKPFLISIGERAEAVAEAYENRQVATQDVLAEFRKLAEEYARAARESDRLDLDDNTFAVYTVLKNVIADVNPEQARAVDQVFAQFPDYKWNEHQEKELRMTLYSTLRPTVGMENLIETTNKLLRLERV
- a CDS encoding M48 family metallopeptidase encodes the protein MNTNKVAGTHRRLPLHPADLKDVVWYWADRIGVKVREIHLRQMQQKWASISMKGRLTLNTELLDLPEALTEFVIVHELVHLLVPNHGKLFKGYMSAYLPDWEDRQNRLRSL